Below is a window of Synergistaceae bacterium DNA.
AGGACTCGGCAAAAAAGAACTTGACATTGGTTCCCTCTCGCCCGTCGTAACCCAGCGATAGGTCCTGCCCCACGACAAGCTCGAAATCCCCGCCCCGCCCGGAAATTAGATAAGACGCGCTTTCGCGATTGGAGCGGACAATATCTCCGCCGGTTACGTTTTTCACCTTATCGGAGAAAGGAGCGTAGTCGCCTCTCGTGTAGATTTCATTCCATAAGGATGGGCAAGCCACCAGCGTATAGGGTCCTTGCACGGCGGAATCTCGCAGCTTGCCTAAGGCGGCCGTTAAACCTCTCAAAAAAAACGGTTCGAAATCCAACGAGTCCAAATCGTATTTCAGGTTTACGGTGTTGTCAGCCGATGCTCCGCTTAGCCCCGCGATACCGGCCGGCTCGAAGCCCTCGTAAATGATTTTCTCCTCGAATTCCGCCACGGCGTGAGCCGCGTCCTCCAGCGGAGTTAGGTTCGGGTTCCGGCAACCCCGGACAATATCGTCGAGTTCCCATATGTCCAGTAAAAACGACTGTCGTACTTCCACCAAAGGCAACAACATATTAATACCGTAGCGTATGGCACCGGATTGCTGAGGATCCACATACAGCCTTCCCAGAGAATGTGCCGTGTAGTTCCAGCCTTTGGGCCCCACGAAATCTACGAATTTTCTGGCGGAAAGGGCCGCCTGAAAAACCAGCCGTGCTTGTTTGTCGAGTTCCTCCCATGCTTCAGGCGAAACCATCGACGTCGAACGTCTCAGAATGCCCATAACTTCTTTACCTCCTTCAAACCTAAAGTACCGAACGAACCGAGAGATCGCCGTCGCTTCTGCTTCCAGAGGACTCGACTTCCGTTAGAGGAGCGGTCGTAAAAAGGTAGGTTCTCAATCTTTCGTCCCAACCCGGCATGTTACGGCGCAGCCACTCGATCAACATACAGCAATGTTCGATTTCCTCGTCTCTGTTGTGTCCGACAACCGCTTT
It encodes the following:
- a CDS encoding bacteriocin family protein; amino-acid sequence: MGILRRSTSMVSPEAWEELDKQARLVFQAALSARKFVDFVGPKGWNYTAHSLGRLYVDPQQSGAIRYGINMLLPLVEVRQSFLLDIWELDDIVRGCRNPNLTPLEDAAHAVAEFEEKIIYEGFEPAGIAGLSGASADNTVNLKYDLDSLDFEPFFLRGLTAALGKLRDSAVQGPYTLVACPSLWNEIYTRGDYAPFSDKVKNVTGGDIVRSNRESASYLISGRGGDFELVVGQDLSLGYDGREGTNVKFFFAESFTFNVVNSEAVIPLVFQPNETEEKEA
- a CDS encoding ferritin, whose amino-acid sequence is MQYIEENLESKHADYARALKSLQEELEAVSFYQQRFAAAANLELKAVVGHNRDEEIEHCCMLIEWLRRNMPGWDERLRTYLFTTAPLTEVESSGSRSDGDLSVRSVL